A single window of Fischerella sp. PCC 9605 DNA harbors:
- a CDS encoding archease yields the protein MSYELLEDVATADIAFRAWGKDLPEIFKAAGDATISIMIENLESIEPRQTRNISLENEELDLLLFNFIQELIYYKDSEQLLLRTQQINFEDKDGKHHLTAILQGEKLDPQRHQQLVDVKAVTLHQFQLQKTNDGWMAMVILDI from the coding sequence ATGTCCTACGAACTTCTTGAAGATGTTGCTACTGCTGATATTGCCTTTCGCGCTTGGGGAAAAGATTTGCCGGAGATTTTTAAAGCGGCAGGTGATGCGACAATCAGCATTATGATTGAAAATTTGGAATCGATAGAACCACGACAGACGCGAAATATCAGTTTGGAAAATGAAGAATTAGACCTATTGCTGTTCAACTTTATTCAAGAACTTATTTATTACAAAGATAGCGAACAACTTTTGTTACGGACGCAGCAAATTAATTTTGAAGATAAAGATGGTAAACACCACCTTACTGCTATCCTCCAAGGAGAAAAACTTGACCCTCAACGTCATCAACAGTTAGTAGATGTGAAAGCTGTGACTTTACATCAGTTTCAATTACAAAAAACCAATGATGGTTGGATGGCGATGGTAATTCTTGATATTTAG
- a CDS encoding GIY-YIG nuclease family protein: MNKYYVYILTNYSKTLYTGVTNDLIRRIHEHKQKLIPGFTQKYNIDRLVYYEETVDVAEAIAREKQIKGWLRAKKIALIESMNPEWNDLSADWFDKST; encoded by the coding sequence GTGAATAAATATTACGTATATATTTTGACCAACTACTCAAAAACTCTTTACACGGGCGTGACTAATGACTTGATTCGTCGTATACACGAGCATAAGCAAAAGCTGATTCCTGGATTCACTCAAAAATACAACATTGATAGACTGGTTTACTACGAAGAGACAGTAGATGTTGCAGAAGCGATCGCCCGTGAAAAGCAAATTAAGGGTTGGTTGCGTGCAAAAAAGATTGCTTTGATTGAATCAATGAATCCAGAATGGAACGATTTGAGTGCAGATTGGTTTGATAAGTCAACATAA
- a CDS encoding class I SAM-dependent methyltransferase, translating to MHNSQYEQQYKQEVINFFNSRTSYDNDYTIRRALPLLDLVQLQKGQKVLDLATGTGIIAIAATQIVGSEGKVIGVDFSSGMLEQARRKIEELGLQNIELIEADAEYINFNDESFDVILCSTAIVYFTDIPDALRKWYRFLKKGGVIGFSCCSQESCEAPLIVEVCANHGISLTNINEPTGTPEKCHNLLREIGFQDIKVNTQQFGFYRSLEQAREWNGGWFHPRENPLLQVSAEQRSELKAEYCKRIEAMATEQGVWYENMTIFVTGRK from the coding sequence ATGCACAACAGCCAATACGAACAACAATACAAACAAGAAGTAATAAATTTTTTTAACAGCAGAACAAGCTACGACAATGATTACACCATTCGTCGCGCTCTCCCTTTACTAGATCTAGTTCAGCTACAAAAAGGACAAAAAGTTTTGGATTTAGCAACTGGCACAGGTATCATTGCCATTGCTGCTACACAAATTGTTGGCTCAGAAGGGAAAGTAATTGGAGTAGATTTTTCATCAGGAATGCTTGAGCAAGCGCGACGAAAGATTGAAGAATTAGGTTTGCAAAATATTGAATTAATTGAAGCAGATGCAGAGTATATAAATTTCAATGATGAAAGTTTTGATGTAATTCTTTGTTCTACAGCAATAGTTTATTTTACAGACATTCCTGATGCTCTACGCAAATGGTATCGTTTTCTCAAAAAAGGTGGTGTTATTGGATTTTCGTGTTGCTCTCAAGAATCTTGCGAGGCACCACTGATCGTGGAAGTTTGTGCAAATCATGGTATTTCACTGACAAACATTAACGAACCAACAGGTACTCCTGAAAAGTGCCATAATTTGCTACGAGAGATTGGTTTTCAAGATATTAAAGTAAACACTCAGCAATTTGGATTTTACCGCAGTCTTGAGCAAGCCAGAGAATGGAATGGAGGATGGTTTCATCCTAGAGAAAATCCCTTATTACAGGTTTCAGCAGAGCAAAGGTCAGAATTAAAAGCAGAGTATTGTAAACGAATAGAAGCGATGGCAACTGAGCAAGGTGTTTGGTATGAAAATATGACTATTTTTGTAACTGGTCGCAAGTGA
- a CDS encoding CobW family GTP-binding protein, with protein sequence MAVRTPLTVITGPLGSGKTTLLRHILETFPKKIAILMNEFGEIAIDAKIIQGKNVQMADLGGGCVCCSLLGEFEAAVNEIIDNVDPDYIVVETTGVAEPDALVFDIQESLQRVRLDGVITVIDADAMIKYPSVGHTTRIQIEAADTILLNKVDLVSKSELQAIEKKLHSINEIASILHTIRGQVDPDLLFGIGRERVQAPPHHVHQPEFESFSYSSPATFNRQCFEEFADSLEPDVYRAKGFIRFPESVYLFNFVAGRWELESFTQEATELVFIGKNLSLKKAEIIDRLKLCER encoded by the coding sequence ATGGCAGTACGTACACCATTAACAGTAATTACTGGGCCGTTAGGAAGCGGCAAAACAACACTGCTACGTCACATTCTCGAAACTTTCCCAAAAAAAATCGCGATTTTGATGAACGAATTTGGCGAAATTGCCATTGATGCCAAAATCATTCAAGGCAAAAATGTGCAGATGGCGGATCTAGGTGGTGGTTGTGTTTGCTGTTCGCTGCTGGGTGAATTTGAAGCAGCCGTAAATGAAATTATCGATAACGTTGATCCAGATTACATCGTGGTGGAAACAACCGGAGTTGCAGAACCCGATGCTTTGGTTTTTGATATTCAAGAAAGTTTGCAGAGAGTGCGGCTGGATGGAGTGATTACAGTTATTGATGCCGATGCAATGATTAAATATCCTTCTGTTGGTCATACTACCCGCATCCAAATTGAAGCAGCAGACACTATCCTCTTGAATAAGGTTGATTTAGTTTCTAAAAGTGAGTTGCAAGCTATAGAAAAAAAATTACATTCGATTAACGAAATTGCTTCGATTTTGCATACCATACGAGGTCAGGTAGATCCCGACTTGCTATTTGGTATCGGTAGAGAAAGAGTACAAGCACCACCACACCACGTTCATCAGCCAGAGTTTGAATCATTTAGTTACAGTTCGCCTGCTACTTTTAATCGCCAATGTTTTGAGGAATTTGCTGATAGTTTGGAACCGGATGTTTATAGAGCGAAAGGATTTATCCGCTTTCCTGAAAGCGTGTATTTATTTAACTTTGTAGCTGGGCGTTGGGAATTAGAGTCGTTTACACAGGAGGCCACAGAACTAGTTTTTATTGGCAAAAATTTGAGTTTAAAAAAAGCAGAAATTATTGATAGATTAAAATTGTGTGAGCGATAA
- a CDS encoding MBL fold metallo-hydrolase produces the protein MAHLNLRRPQNISGDFYVDTTCIDCDTCRWMAPEVFIEAEEMSAVYHQPKNEVERLKALQALLSCPTSSIGTVEKPEDITAVQLSFPIPLEKNVYHCGYHSEKSFGGASYFIELSEGNVLVDSPRFTPPLVKRLEEMGGIRYMFLTHMDDVADHQKYAEHFGCQRILHRDDITADTRDVEIQLAGSEPIQLAPDLLMIPVPGHSKGHTVLLYKNKFLFAGDHLAWSDEIQQLIAFRNYCFYSWSELIKSMRKLANYTFEWVLPGHGRRYHADAGTMKKQMHKCITWMEVN, from the coding sequence ATGGCTCATTTAAATCTGCGTCGTCCCCAAAATATCAGCGGTGATTTTTATGTCGACACTACTTGTATTGACTGCGATACCTGCCGTTGGATGGCTCCGGAAGTGTTTATTGAAGCAGAAGAAATGTCGGCAGTTTATCATCAACCAAAAAATGAGGTGGAAAGATTAAAAGCATTGCAAGCACTTTTATCTTGCCCTACCAGTTCTATTGGTACTGTTGAAAAGCCAGAGGATATCACAGCAGTTCAACTAAGTTTTCCTATTCCCCTAGAGAAAAATGTTTACCATTGTGGCTATCACTCGGAAAAATCCTTTGGTGGTGCTAGCTATTTTATTGAGCTATCAGAAGGTAATGTTTTAGTAGATTCTCCCCGCTTTACACCACCGTTGGTGAAGCGTTTGGAAGAAATGGGGGGAATACGTTATATGTTCCTGACTCATATGGATGATGTGGCGGATCACCAAAAGTATGCTGAACATTTTGGGTGTCAGCGCATCCTCCACAGGGATGACATCACTGCGGATACTCGTGATGTCGAAATTCAGTTAGCTGGTTCGGAACCAATTCAGTTAGCTCCCGATTTGTTGATGATTCCAGTTCCCGGCCACAGTAAAGGACATACTGTGCTGCTGTACAAAAACAAGTTTCTGTTTGCTGGCGATCATTTGGCTTGGAGTGATGAAATTCAGCAGCTAATTGCCTTCCGTAATTATTGTTTTTACTCTTGGTCAGAACTAATTAAGTCAATGCGTAAGTTGGCTAATTACACTTTTGAGTGGGTGCTTCCAGGTCACGGGCGAAGGTATCATGCAGATGCGGGAACTATGAAAAAGCAGATGCACAAGTGTATTACGTGGATGGAAGTGAATTAA
- a CDS encoding heme o synthase yields MIETNVSKQHESILQILQSYYQLTKPRIIPLLLITTAGSMWIAAKGQVDPMLLLVTLVGGTLAAASAQTVNCIYDRDIDYEMERTRHRPIPSGRIQLRDALIFAIALAVASFTLLSVFANLPAALLAMSGIVFYVLVYTHWLKRHSTQNIVIGGAAGAIPTLVGWAAVTGTLSWTAWLLFAIVFLWTPPHFWALALMIRDDYAKVGVPMLPVVAGNPATVRQIWWYTLITVAATLILVYPLQQTGFVYCAIALYLGGVFIYKAWQLMQNPEDRNLARGVFLYSISYMMLLCLGMVVDSLPFTHHVISFVVSQLHFFS; encoded by the coding sequence ATGATTGAGACTAATGTCTCTAAGCAGCATGAATCAATTCTGCAAATTCTCCAAAGCTACTACCAGCTAACTAAACCCAGGATTATTCCATTACTCTTAATCACTACAGCTGGGAGTATGTGGATAGCAGCAAAGGGACAAGTAGACCCAATGCTATTGCTAGTAACTCTCGTTGGTGGCACTTTGGCCGCTGCTAGTGCCCAGACAGTTAACTGTATCTATGACCGAGATATTGATTATGAGATGGAACGTACCCGCCACCGTCCCATCCCTTCGGGTAGGATTCAATTGCGTGATGCTCTGATTTTCGCGATCGCTCTGGCTGTTGCTTCTTTTACCCTGCTGTCTGTGTTTGCCAACTTGCCAGCCGCTCTACTGGCAATGTCTGGTATTGTATTTTACGTACTAGTTTATACTCACTGGCTAAAGCGTCACAGCACCCAAAATATTGTTATTGGGGGAGCAGCAGGGGCAATTCCCACACTGGTTGGCTGGGCAGCTGTCACGGGTACGCTTAGCTGGACAGCATGGTTGTTATTTGCAATAGTCTTCCTGTGGACACCACCCCATTTCTGGGCGCTGGCCTTGATGATCCGGGATGATTACGCAAAAGTTGGTGTCCCAATGTTACCAGTGGTAGCAGGAAATCCGGCTACAGTGCGGCAGATTTGGTGGTATACGCTGATTACGGTAGCAGCAACGCTGATACTGGTTTATCCGTTGCAGCAAACAGGATTTGTTTATTGTGCGATCGCCCTGTATCTGGGGGGAGTATTTATTTACAAAGCTTGGCAGCTAATGCAAAACCCAGAGGATCGCAATCTAGCAAGAGGGGTGTTTCTCTATTCAATTTCTTACATGATGCTGTTGTGTTTGGGTATGGTGGTTGATAGCCTACCTTTTACTCATCATGTAATTAGTTTTGTGGTTAGTCAGTTACACTTTTTCAGCTGA
- a CDS encoding RtcB family protein, with product MAMIEVLNRISDTIWEIPVSYKQGMRVPARIYGTEKLIQELDDAVYDQVTNVATLPGITKYALCMPDGHFGYGFPIGGVAAMDVEQGGVISPGGIGFDINCGMRLVVTNLTYDEVKPYVKKLVDRLYERVPAGVGSTGFVKLSRNEFRKVVEEGAQWCIRNDYGWEEDLELIEENGCIKGADSAKISEKAIDRGFNQIGTLGSGNHYLEIQVARPENIFDQELAQSLGITIPNQVVVMFHCGSRGFGHQVATDYLQIFLKVMESKYGIKILDRELACAPFHSPEGQAYFAAMKCGINMSFANRQVILHRIREVFSEILGRSPQNLGMHMVYDVAHNTAKLERHVVDGKERSLLVHRKGATRAFAPGMRDVPERYKNIGQPVIIGGSMETGSYILVGVPSGEQTFFSTAHGSGRTMSRAKARKIYRGDKLKKEMESRGIYVRSTSYSGLAEEAGGAYKDIDDVIEAAELAGISKRVARLTPIGNIKG from the coding sequence ATGGCAATGATAGAAGTTTTAAACAGAATTTCTGACACTATCTGGGAAATACCGGTTTCCTACAAACAGGGAATGCGCGTCCCTGCCCGCATTTATGGAACAGAAAAGTTAATTCAGGAATTGGACGACGCAGTTTATGACCAAGTCACTAATGTAGCTACACTTCCAGGCATAACCAAGTACGCTTTGTGTATGCCCGATGGGCACTTTGGTTATGGTTTTCCGATTGGTGGCGTGGCGGCGATGGATGTAGAACAAGGGGGTGTGATTTCTCCTGGCGGTATCGGTTTCGATATCAATTGCGGTATGCGCTTAGTGGTGACAAACCTCACCTACGATGAAGTTAAACCTTATGTAAAAAAGTTGGTAGATAGGCTTTACGAAAGAGTTCCTGCTGGGGTAGGAAGCACTGGTTTTGTGAAGCTTTCACGGAATGAGTTTCGCAAAGTAGTGGAAGAAGGCGCACAATGGTGCATCCGTAATGATTACGGTTGGGAAGAAGATTTAGAACTGATAGAAGAAAACGGCTGCATTAAAGGTGCTGATTCTGCCAAAATTAGTGAAAAGGCGATTGATAGAGGTTTCAACCAAATCGGTACTTTGGGATCTGGCAATCACTATTTAGAAATTCAAGTTGCTCGACCAGAGAATATTTTTGACCAGGAATTAGCCCAGAGTTTGGGAATTACTATTCCCAATCAAGTGGTGGTGATGTTTCACTGCGGAAGTCGGGGATTTGGTCATCAGGTAGCAACCGACTATCTGCAAATCTTCTTGAAGGTGATGGAAAGTAAGTACGGGATCAAAATTTTGGATCGAGAATTAGCCTGTGCGCCTTTCCACTCTCCTGAAGGCCAAGCTTATTTTGCGGCGATGAAATGCGGCATCAATATGTCGTTTGCTAATCGTCAAGTGATTTTGCACCGGATTCGAGAAGTGTTTTCAGAAATTCTTGGGCGATCGCCCCAAAATTTGGGTATGCACATGGTATATGATGTCGCCCATAATACCGCTAAATTAGAGCGGCATGTTGTAGATGGTAAAGAGCGATCGCTACTTGTTCACCGCAAAGGCGCAACTCGTGCTTTTGCTCCTGGGATGAGAGATGTGCCTGAAAGGTATAAAAACATTGGTCAGCCAGTGATTATTGGCGGCAGTATGGAAACAGGCTCTTATATCTTGGTGGGTGTACCCAGTGGTGAGCAAACTTTCTTCAGCACTGCTCACGGTAGCGGACGCACGATGAGTCGGGCGAAAGCACGAAAAATCTATCGCGGTGACAAACTCAAAAAAGAAATGGAAAGTCGGGGCATTTATGTCCGCAGTACCTCCTACTCAGGATTAGCAGAGGAAGCCGGTGGAGCTTACAAAGATATTGATGATGTCATCGAAGCAGCGGAATTAGCCGGGATTAGCAAGCGGGTAGCACGGTTGACTCCGATTGGGAATATCAAGGGGTAA